The DNA sequence ATGCTTCAGGAAGCATTTAGAGACTTCACCATGAAGCACTTCGAAGCCCTGCAACGCAAGCTCGGCGTTTCCGAAGTAGCTCTTAAAGAAGCATACGACCTGATCCAGCACCTCAATCCCAAGCCGGGTGAAGGGGACCTGAACCCCCAACAGAACTACATTGTCCCGGACTTTACAGTAACCTACGAAGATGGCGAATTCATTATCACGCTCAACAGCCGCAACGCGCCCCAGCTTCGCATCTCCCGCCGCTATCGCCAGATGCTTGAGCAAATGGCCGTTGCCAAGAAAAAAGGCAAGCGCGTCAATGGTCTGGACGAAAAAACGCGGGCCTTTCTCAAAAACAAGCTGGAGTCAGCTCGCTGGTTTATCAACTCCATCAACCAGCGACGCCAGACTATGCTCAAAGTTATGAAAGCCATCGTCGAACTCCAGGAAGACTTCTTCAAATACGGTGAGGGCCATCTCAAGCCTATGATCCTCAAGGATGTGGCCGATCGCATTGGTATGGATATCTCCACGGTAAGCCGCGTCGTCAATGGAAAGTACGTCCAGACGGACTTCGGCGTCTATGAACTGAAGTATTTCTTCTCCGAGGGCCTGGCGACCGAAAGCGGCGAAGAGGTTTCTAACAAGGAAGTGAAGGCACTCATTCAGCGCATGATTGCCCAGGAAGACAAACGTAATCCGCTTTCAGATCAGAAAATCGCCGAGCTACTGGCCCAGCAGGGCTTTAAGATCGCCCGACGTACCGTAACCAAGTACCGCGAACAGCTCGGCATCCCGGTAGCCCGTCTACGACGCGAAATCGTGTTGGACGATCAGCCAACGGGAACAAAACGATCGGAAACGTAAACCCTCAGCGGGTTGCCTGCTTCGGGCCTAACATCTGCACCTCCATCTGGGCCCGACGTAGTCCTATGGTAAATGTGCTCCCTTCACCTACCTTACTCTCCACGGTTAACGTGCCATCAAGCAGCTGTAACAACCGCTGGGCTACGGTCAGCCCCAGACCAGCCCCCTCATGGGTACGACGGATTCCTGTCGACCCCTGCTCAAACGCTTGAAACATCCGTGCCAGTTTATCCGGTTCAATCCCCGGCCCCGTATCGCCTACATCCACAAACAGGCGGGTCTCCTGCTCTCGCAGTGCAATATGCACTCCGCCCTGCCGCGTAAACTTAACGGCGTTCTCCACAATGTTATAAAAAATGACGTTCAGCGCTTCAGCATCAGCATAAACATAGACCGGATGTTCCGGATAACGGCAGGTTATAGCCAGGCCCTTTTCCTCGGCCATTTCATGTAGTTCCTCCAGAATAGGCTGCATCACTTTGCGCAGGTCAACCAGACCCGGTTTAAGCCGGAAGCGGTCGGCTTCCATACGGGCCAGTAATACCAGATTGGTCAACACCCGAAGCAGCCGACGCCCACTGTGCTCTACGATCTGCACAAACTCTCGTAACTCCTCAGGGACTTCTTCATCCAGAATCTGGGCGGCTCCCAGAATGCCTGCCAGCGGCGTACGCAGCTCGTGTTGCATATTGGCCAGCAACGTATTACGAAACTGCAGGGCTGTCTCGGCCTGCTGGCGGGCATTCTCTAACATCTCCCGTTGGCGCATCAAAGTACGCAACACCAGGTAGATCGCGATCCCCATACCCAGTAGTATCGCGGCCAGCATCACCGGCGACACCACAGGATCCTTTACCCAGAGGCTACCGATGGCAAGCAGCAGCGTACCAAAAGCCAGATAGGCACCCAGAGGTTCAGATCGCCGCAATCCAAGTCCATAGACAATTGCGGTTCCTGCATAGATGAACAGGTAGCCCACCACATAGTTAGGAGTCAGACGGTTGACCAGGGTCAGTACTCCGAACCAGAGCAAAACGACCCAGGATAACACGCATGCAACCAGCGCCAGGTGCTTTCGAATCCAGGCTATCCGATAGGAGAGCAATACTGTTCCCAGCGCCGTCCCGCCGATCAGTGCGCGCCACCAGAATGGATCCCAGGCCCCCGGGTCTGTCATACGATGTACAAACCAGAAGCCAATAACTATGAAAAAAGCGAGCCACCCCAGTCGTCGATAGGTATGTAGCAGCCAGTCAGGCGGTTCGAGATGCACCGCCTTGATCTTTGTCTGCCGGCTCATCGCGAATCTGTTACAAGCACATTTCGGTCGGTCATCAACCGATTAAGACTCAATAAAGATTACATCCGTAAAGTACGTACAATCAGCATAGACGTCAATGCTTAATCCTCTCTCGTCGTACACAAAACGCCCGGAAGCCATGCCTCCCCCCCGGCCAATCCGCCGGGCAACCCACGACGATTCTCCTGCTGCGTCCGAAAGCCCATGCTCCGAAAACATGGAAACGATGTGTAACCACATCAAACATCTGACCGTAGGCATTCATGGGCAAAACGCATTTTTCAGCCATCTATGCGTTTTTGGCCCAGATTTTGTTTAGAGTATGTGAAGCGTAACCTTTGAAACCTAACCGCTCGAAGCCATGCGCACAACAGCCCAACGTTCGGTCGGTTCGGCCCTGGCCCGCCTGTTTGTTTATTACCTGAGTGGTCGGATAGCCGAAACCCAGTGGCAACAGCTCTCACGCCTGCTGGACGCCCGTACCACTACGCCGGAAGAACGGGAAGCTCTGGCCGCTTTCGTGAGCGACCTCCTGCAGGAACGACAGGCCGAACTTCGCATTCCGCGCCTCAAGGAATTCCGTGAGCTCCTGGCTACTGCGCGCATGGCTGTATAGATTTCCCTTAAAGGGTCATTTTTTTCCGCCGAACCTCGCGATGGGGTTCGGCTTTTTATTTTCCAGTAGCAGCCCACGTGATCTGTAAAGCAACACGATGATGCAGCTTCCTGCAAACGCTTTGATCTGTGAAGTCGGCCCACGCGATGGTTTTCAGTATGAGACGGTTTTTATTCCTACCGAACGCAAAATAGCTGTCATTGAACGACTGATCGCGGCTGGTGTGCGACGCATTCAGGTAACCTCCTTCGTGCATCCCAAATGGGTCCCCCAGATGGCCGACGCCGAAGAGGTCTGCCGTCGCTTGCCCGACCGCAGCGATGTGCTTTTTTCCGGACTGGCTCTGAATGTCAAGGGCGTCGAGCGGGCCCATGCAGCCGGCCTGCGGTACGTAGATCTGTCGATCGCCACTCATGACGAACACAGCCTGGCCAATGCAAACATGACGGTGGAAGAAGCGGTCCGGCAGGCCGAAGCCATGATTCGTCTGGCGCACCACTACGACATGCAGCCACAACTCGGTCTGCAGACCGTCTTCGGCTATCGAACACCCGGCGATACGCCGCTTGAACGCATCCGTGAA is a window from the Rhodothermus sp. genome containing:
- a CDS encoding HAMP domain-containing sensor histidine kinase, whose protein sequence is MSRQTKIKAVHLEPPDWLLHTYRRLGWLAFFIVIGFWFVHRMTDPGAWDPFWWRALIGGTALGTVLLSYRIAWIRKHLALVACVLSWVVLLWFGVLTLVNRLTPNYVVGYLFIYAGTAIVYGLGLRRSEPLGAYLAFGTLLLAIGSLWVKDPVVSPVMLAAILLGMGIAIYLVLRTLMRQREMLENARQQAETALQFRNTLLANMQHELRTPLAGILGAAQILDEEVPEELREFVQIVEHSGRRLLRVLTNLVLLARMEADRFRLKPGLVDLRKVMQPILEELHEMAEEKGLAITCRYPEHPVYVYADAEALNVIFYNIVENAVKFTRQGGVHIALREQETRLFVDVGDTGPGIEPDKLARMFQAFEQGSTGIRRTHEGAGLGLTVAQRLLQLLDGTLTVESKVGEGSTFTIGLRRAQMEVQMLGPKQATR
- a CDS encoding hydroxymethylglutaryl-CoA lyase gives rise to the protein MQLPANALICEVGPRDGFQYETVFIPTERKIAVIERLIAAGVRRIQVTSFVHPKWVPQMADAEEVCRRLPDRSDVLFSGLALNVKGVERAHAAGLRYVDLSIATHDEHSLANANMTVEEAVRQAEAMIRLAHHYDMQPQLGLQTVFGYRTPGDTPLERIRELARRFVDLGLESFSLADTTGMAHPRQIQEYVQAVREEIGDTPLVLHLHDTRGLGLANVLAALQCGVTRFDTSLGGLGGCPFIPGATGNIATEDTVYMLEAMGVRTGIDYRQVAELALELEAFLGKELPGRQTRLLARQRALSEGSSTGRRSCV
- the rpoN gene encoding RNA polymerase factor sigma-54; this encodes MLKLKQEQKLQQKLSPQQIQYIKLLQLPTLALEQRIKAELESNPLLEEGSEEEEETPLEETLDETPEPADTETASEPEASDAVAEEEASVDYEEEIDWEELFNNVDDLYGYKARVDRSDEEDERRELPLPARPSMIEHLREQLILLDLNETERLIAEQIIGSIDEDGYLRRSLESIVDDLMFTHGISVTEEDVERVLKQIQRLDPVGIAARDLRECLIVQLETLPEDTPGREVALRMLQEAFRDFTMKHFEALQRKLGVSEVALKEAYDLIQHLNPKPGEGDLNPQQNYIVPDFTVTYEDGEFIITLNSRNAPQLRISRRYRQMLEQMAVAKKKGKRVNGLDEKTRAFLKNKLESARWFINSINQRRQTMLKVMKAIVELQEDFFKYGEGHLKPMILKDVADRIGMDISTVSRVVNGKYVQTDFGVYELKYFFSEGLATESGEEVSNKEVKALIQRMIAQEDKRNPLSDQKIAELLAQQGFKIARRTVTKYREQLGIPVARLRREIVLDDQPTGTKRSET